From Kitasatospora sp. MAP12-44:
CACCTCGGACGACATCGCGCCGAGCGCACCGTCCGCCGAGAGCGTCCCTGCGCCGCGCACCGCCCAGTTGACCACCGCGCCGGCCCTCGCCCCGCTGGCCCAGATCGCGCCGATCCCGGACTGCCGCCCGGCCGACGAGGCGCTGGCCGAGCTGGACGCGCTGATCGGCCTGGCCACCGTCAAGCAGGAGGTGCGCACCTTGATCGACCTGATCGCGGTCGGCCGCCGCCGCCGGCAGGCCGGGCTCAAGGCGCCCTCGCTGCGCCGGCACCTGGTCTTCACGGGCTCCCCCGGCACCGGCAAGACCACGGTGGCCCGGCTGTACGGCGAGATCCTCGCCTCCCTCGGGGTGCTGCAGCGCGGGCACCTGGTGGAGGTCGCCCGGGTCGACCTGGTCGGCGAGCACATCGGCTCCACCGCGATCCGCACCCAGGCCGCGTTCGACCAGGCCAGGGGCGGGGTGCTGTTCATCGACGAGGCCTACGCGCTGGCCCCCGAGGACGGCGCGCGGGACTTCGGGCGGGAGGCGATCGACACCCTGGTGAAGCTGATGGAGGACCACCGCGACGAGGTGGTGGTGATCGTGGCCGGCTACACCGCCGAGATGGAGCGCTTCCTCTCCGCCAACCCCGGTGTCTCGTCCCGGTTCTCACGCACCGTCGCGTTCCCCGACTACTCGGACGCCGAGCTGCTGGAGATCGCCCGCACCCAGTGCGCGGAGCACGAGTACGAGCTCGCCGACAGCACCGCCGAGGCGCTGCTCGGCCACTTCGCGACCCTGCATCGGGGCCCGAACTTCGGCAACGGCCGCACCGCGCGCCAGGTCTTCGAGACCATGGTGGAGCGCCACGCGATGCGCGTCGCACAGCTGCCCGACCCCTCCACGCACGAGCTCCAGCTGCTGGTTCCCGCCGATCTGCCGCTGCCGCGGAACTCCTGACCAGCGCCCCCGGGTTGGTCGCCGCGGCGGTTCGTGAGGCAATCCGTCCGCCAACGGTGGCCACGGCCCGCTCCAGGCGTGGCAGGATGGAGAGAAAAGTTGGATCACTGAGAGGCGGGACGGCGTACGTGGCCGACAACAGCAACCTGCTAGCCGAGCAGCGCCGGGCGATGATCCTGGACGAGGTGCGCCGGCGTGGCGGCGTGCGGGTCAACGAACTGACCCGGCGGCTGAACGTATCGGACATGACGATCCGCCGCGACCTGGACGCGCTGGCGAAGATCGGCGCGATCGAGAAGGTGCACGGCGGGGCGGTGCCGGTCGAGGAGGCCCGCACCCACGAGCCCGGATTCGAGGCGAAGTCCTCGCTGGAGCTCACCGCCAAGGAGGAGATCGCCCGCGCGGCGGCCGCCCTGGTGACGCCCGGCAGCGCGATCGCGCTCTCCGGCGGGACCACCACCTTCGCGCTGGCCCAGCACCTCACCCAGGTCGGGCAGCTCACGGTGGTGACCAACTCGGTCCGGGTCGCCGACGTCTTCGAGCGGGCCAAGCAGCAGGGCGAGGGGGTCGGCAGCACGGTGGTGCTGACCGGCGGGGTGCGCACGCCCTCCGACTCGCTGGTCGGGCCGGTCGCCGACCGGGCGATCCGCTCGCTCCACTTCGACCTGCTGTTCCTGGGCACCCACGGGCTCTCGCCGGAGGCCGGGCTCTCCACCCCGAACCTCGCCGAGGCGGAGACCAACCGGAACTTCGTGGCCTCCGCCCGCCGCGTGGTGGTCGTCGCCGACCACACCAAGTGGGCCACCGTCGGCCTGTCGACCTTCGCGGAACTGGCCGAGGTGGACACCTGGGTGACCGACGCGATGCTCCCGGCCGACGCGGCCGAGACGGCGCGCGAGTACGTCCGCGAGCTGGTGCTGGCCGGGGCCTGAGGTTACTGTGCCAGCTCCGCGGCGTAGTACTTGAGCTCCTCGTCCTCGTGCGTGAAGGCCAGGCCGGCGGCCAGCATCACGCGCTGCGAGGGGACGTTGTCGTGGGTGGTGTCGCCCAGGATCCTGCGCACGCCCCAGCCGCCGGCCGCGGCCAGGATGCCGCGAACGGCCTCGGTCGCGTAGCCCTGGCCACGGGCCGACTCGGCCAGGCCGTAGCCGATCGCGACCGCGCCGTCCTCGTCGGGGGCGCCGTGGAAGCCGATGCCGCCGATGGCCTGGCCGCCCGTGCGGTGACGGATCTCGTAGCCGCCGAAGGGGTGGGTGTCGCCGCCGACGGCGGCGTGGCCCTTGACGAACATCCGGGCGCCGACCCGCTCGCCCTCGGCCGGGTAGTCGGCGGCCCAGCTGTCGTCCGGGCCGGCCTCGCCCGCGGCCACCCGCTGCGCCTCGGCGATGGTGAGGGGGTGCAGGATCAGGCGCTCAGTCAGAAGATCATCCATGGCAGAGTGACTATCACACCGCCCTGCTCACTGGCTATTTCGCTTTCGCCAGTCCGCTGGACCCGGCATGGCTACGCGGACCAGGGGCCCTCCTTCTCCGCCAGGAAGGCCTCCAGCTCCGCGCAGTACGGCGCGATGTCCAGGCCCTGCTCGGCGAGCCACTCGTCCGAGTAGTACTTGTCGAGGTAGCGGTCGCCCGGGTCGCAGATCAGCGTGACCACGCTGCCGTGCTCACCCGCCGCCCGCAGCTCCGCGACGATCTTCAGCGCGCTCCACAGCCCGGTGCCGCTGGAGGCGCCGGCCTTCTTGCCCAGCACCCGCTCCAGCACCCGGGTGGCGGCGATCGAGGCGGCGTCCGGGACCTTCATCATCCGGTCGATCGCGCCGGGCACGAAGCTCGGCTCCATCCGCTGGCGGCCGATCCCCTCGATCCGCGAGCCGTGCGCGGAGGTGGCGTCCGGGTCGTGCTTCAGCCAGCCGTCGAAGAAGACCGAGTTCTCCGGGTCGGCGACGCAGATCCGGGTGTCGAACTGCTGGTAGTGCACATAGCGGGCGATGGTGGCCGAGGTGCCGCCGGTGCCGGCGGTGGCCACGATCCAGGCCGGCTCCGGGTGCGGCTCCAGGCTCAGCTGGGCGAATATCGACTCGGCGATGTTGTTGTTGC
This genomic window contains:
- a CDS encoding DeoR/GlpR family DNA-binding transcription regulator, which produces MADNSNLLAEQRRAMILDEVRRRGGVRVNELTRRLNVSDMTIRRDLDALAKIGAIEKVHGGAVPVEEARTHEPGFEAKSSLELTAKEEIARAAAALVTPGSAIALSGGTTTFALAQHLTQVGQLTVVTNSVRVADVFERAKQQGEGVGSTVVLTGGVRTPSDSLVGPVADRAIRSLHFDLLFLGTHGLSPEAGLSTPNLAEAETNRNFVASARRVVVVADHTKWATVGLSTFAELAEVDTWVTDAMLPADAAETAREYVRELVLAGA
- a CDS encoding GNAT family N-acetyltransferase, with the translated sequence MDDLLTERLILHPLTIAEAQRVAAGEAGPDDSWAADYPAEGERVGARMFVKGHAAVGGDTHPFGGYEIRHRTGGQAIGGIGFHGAPDEDGAVAIGYGLAESARGQGYATEAVRGILAAAGGWGVRRILGDTTHDNVPSQRVMLAAGLAFTHEDEELKYYAAELAQ
- a CDS encoding PLP-dependent cysteine synthase family protein, whose protein sequence is MKTLDVDRTDASYRAWLKEAVRKVQADANRSADTHLLRFPLPEAWGIDLYLKDESTHPTGSLKHRLARSLFLYGLCNGWIRPGKPVIEASSGSTAVSEAYFAALIGVPFIAVMAKSTSQAKIDLIEFHGGTCHLVDDPCEVYEVSMRLAAETGGHYMDQFTYAERATDWRGNNNIAESIFAQLSLEPHPEPAWIVATAGTGGTSATIARYVHYQQFDTRICVADPENSVFFDGWLKHDPDATSAHGSRIEGIGRQRMEPSFVPGAIDRMMKVPDAASIAATRVLERVLGKKAGASSGTGLWSALKIVAELRAAGEHGSVVTLICDPGDRYLDKYYSDEWLAEQGLDIAPYCAELEAFLAEKEGPWSA